A portion of the Sabethes cyaneus chromosome 3, idSabCyanKW18_F2, whole genome shotgun sequence genome contains these proteins:
- the LOC128740924 gene encoding sodium- and chloride-dependent glycine transporter 2 produces MSSSVKARGSWASKTEFILSCMGYAIGLGNVWRFPYLCYRNGGGAFLVPYLLMLFLCGIPLFFLEVCLGQFTGTGCVTVFKLVPLLKGAGITIVIINFICSSYYNVIIAYPILFLWKSAGAQLPWENCRNAWNTPRCLELNGTGGAVQLLMNNSLLEPSQRMRTPADEFFHNEILHISDGIGTPGGIVWHLLVCDVIAWVVIYCCIINGVQSVGKVVYFTATFPFVILAVLFVRGITLPGAMDGIRFYIMPNWSELTNLKVWADAAVQIFFSLGPGWGGIVNMASYNKFRNNTKFDAVLIPIVNCSTSIFAGFVVFSVLGYMSHQTGLPVSTVATGGPGLAFVTYPEAIGMLPFPQFWACLFFVMLFLLGVDSQFVQIEAIISSVMDVYPRCRKRKRWITLGTCFIMFLLSISCATQGGMYLLQLFDWYSSSISVILVCIVEIVAIGWIYGVHNYVRDIEYMIERPVEKYWIVSWKFINPVILTFIFLTTIIYNTEITYNGVSYPRWAIALGWGSCLASMLWIPSVAVYKLIRSKGSFLERVKHNLKAKDWGPADELERTLWKSHIEMNCRP; encoded by the exons ATGTCGTCAAGTGTGAAAGCGCGAGGAAGTTGGGCTTCCAAAACGGAGTTCATACTGTCCTGTATGGGTTATGCAATCGGGCTCGGTAATGTCTGGCGGTTTCCGTATCTTTGCTATCGTAATGGTGGTGGTGCCTTCCTCGTGCCCTATCTGTTGATGTTGTTTCTCTGCGGCATTCCGTTGTTCTTTTTGGAAGTTTGTTTGGGACAGTTCACCGGTACCGGGTGTGTGACGGTGTTTAAACTGGTTCCACTGCTGAAGGGTGCGGGAATAACGATCGTTATAATTAATTTTATCTGTTCTTCCTATTATAATGTGATCATTGCCTATCCGATTTTGTTTCTTTGGAAATCTGCTGGAGCTCAATTACCGTGGGAAAATTGCCGGAACGCTTGGAATACACCGAGATGTCTGGAACTGAACGGGACTGGTGGTGCAGTGCAGCTGCTGATGAACAATAGTTTGCTCGAACCGTCACAGAGGATGCGCACTCCAGCGGATGAGTTTTTCCA CAATGAAATCCTGCACATCTCGGACGGTATCGGCACGCCGGGCGGCATCGTATGGCACCTGCTGGTTTGTGACGTGATCGCTTGGGTGGTGATCTATTGCTGCATCATTAACGGAGTGCAGTCGGTCGGGAAGGTCGTCTACTTCACCGCCACCTTTCCGTTTGTGATTTTGGCCGTCCTTTTCGTTCGCGGGATCACCCTGCCCGGGGCGATGGACGGAATTCGGTTCTACATCATGCCCAACTGGAGTGAGCTGACCAACCTGAAGGTATGGGCCGATGCGGCGGTGCAGATTTTCTTCTCGCTCGGACCCGGCTGGGGTGGAATCGTTAATATGGCGAGCTATAATAAGTTCAGAAACAATACCAAATTCGACGCCGTACTTATTCCGATCGTTAATTGCTCGACCAGCATCTTTGCTGGATTCGTTGTCTTCTCGGTGCTAGGGTATATGTCAC ATCAAACGGGTTTGCCGGTATCAACGGTCGCCACTGGAGGACCAGGTCTGGCGTTTGTGACCTACCCGGAGGCTATCGGAATGCTGCCTTTTCCGCAGTTTTGGGCTTGCTTGTTTTTCGTTATGCTATTTCTGTTGGGCGTCGATAGCCAG TTCGTTCAAATAGAGGCCATCATTTCATCGGTAATGGATGTTTATCCACGGTGCAGAAAACGAAAGCGCTGGATCACGCTTGGCACCTGCTTCATAATGTTTCTGCTGTCGATCTCTTGTGCGACGCAA GGGGGAATGTACCTGCTGCAGTTATTCGATTGGTACTCGTCCTCAATTTCGGTAATTTTGGTTTGTATCGTAGAAATAGTGGCCATAGGGTGGATTTACGGTGTCCACAACTATGTGCGTGATATCGAATACATGATCGAGAGACCCGTGGAGAAGTACTGGATAGTATCCTGGAAGTTTATAAATCCTGTTATTTTAACG TTCATCTTCCTAACGACCATTATCTACAACACGGAAATAACCTACAACGGAGTTTCCTATCCTCGGTGGGCCATCGCATTAGGATGGGGCAGTTGTTTGGCATCGATGCTGTGGATACCAAGTGTTGCCGTTTATAAACTGATCCGATCGAAAGGGTCTTTTCTGGAA AGAGTGAAGCACAACTTAAAAGCTAAAGATTGGGGACCGGCGGATGAGTTGGAAAGAACTCTGTGGAAGAGTCACATCGAAATGAACTGCAGACCGTAG